A genomic window from Flavobacterium hankyongi includes:
- a CDS encoding N-acetylglucosamine kinase — MKLLVDSGSTKADWISIEDTGKVLFTTQSLGLNPEVLSKDEIINRLEDRFDISHNKEQVSHLFFYGAGCGTDRMKNFLTEVFQEYFKNAIVTVHEDTYAAVYATTPKGEKAIVSILGTGSNCSYFDGQVLHQKVQSLGYIAMDDCSGNRFGRHLLRGYYFNKMPKDMAKEFETTYNVEPDPVKHNLYKEPNPNAYLATFAKFLIKHKDTEFCRQYIFEEMEAFVDNYIKQFDNYKEVPVHFIGSIAFYLKDELKGVLDKHGIQLGNVLRRPIDGLIEYHVLNK; from the coding sequence ATGAAATTACTAGTAGATAGCGGCTCTACAAAAGCCGATTGGATTTCCATAGAAGATACTGGAAAAGTATTGTTCACCACGCAATCATTAGGATTAAACCCTGAAGTTTTATCAAAAGACGAAATCATCAATCGATTAGAAGATCGTTTTGATATTTCACATAATAAAGAGCAAGTTTCACATTTGTTTTTTTACGGAGCTGGTTGTGGTACCGATAGAATGAAAAATTTTTTAACCGAAGTTTTTCAAGAGTATTTTAAAAACGCAATAGTGACTGTACATGAAGATACCTATGCAGCCGTTTATGCAACAACTCCAAAAGGAGAAAAAGCAATCGTAAGCATTTTAGGAACAGGTTCAAACTGTAGTTATTTCGACGGACAAGTTTTACATCAAAAAGTACAATCCTTAGGTTATATCGCAATGGATGATTGCTCAGGAAATCGTTTCGGAAGACATTTATTGCGTGGTTATTACTTTAATAAAATGCCAAAAGACATGGCAAAGGAATTTGAAACAACATATAATGTAGAACCAGATCCTGTAAAACATAATTTATATAAAGAACCTAATCCTAATGCTTATTTAGCAACGTTTGCAAAATTTTTAATCAAGCATAAAGACACCGAATTTTGCCGTCAGTATATTTTTGAAGAAATGGAAGCTTTTGTAGATAACTATATTAAGCAATTTGATAATTATAAAGAAGTACCTGTTCATTTTATAGGTTCAATAGCTTTTTATTTAAAAGATGAATTAAAAGGTGTTTTAGATAAACACGGAATCCAATTAGGAAATGTATTGCGACGTCCAATCGACGGACTTATTGAATATCACGTTTTAAACAAATAA
- a CDS encoding methylglyoxal synthase, with protein sequence MEIAIIAHDGKKADMVQFLNRNIDILHKENIKIIATGTTGSKAEAAGIKVKKMLSGPLGGDAQIAARVAEGKCKMVLFFKDPMSSHPHEPDINMLIRICDVHNIPLATNEATAQLLLNAIAE encoded by the coding sequence ATGGAAATTGCAATAATAGCTCATGACGGAAAAAAAGCTGACATGGTTCAGTTTTTAAATAGAAATATTGATATTCTACATAAAGAAAATATTAAAATCATCGCAACTGGAACTACTGGAAGTAAAGCAGAGGCTGCTGGAATTAAAGTAAAAAAGATGTTGAGTGGCCCACTCGGTGGCGATGCACAAATAGCAGCTCGAGTTGCAGAAGGAAAATGCAAAATGGTGTTATTTTTTAAGGATCCTATGAGCAGTCATCCTCATGAACCAGATATTAATATGCTCATTAGGATATGTGATGTTCACAATATCCCATTAGCTACAAACGAAGCAACAGCACAGCTTTTACTTAATGCAATTGCAGAATAA
- a CDS encoding carboxypeptidase-like regulatory domain-containing protein, protein MRKFQLTIPEPCHEDWNNMNPVEKGRFCSSCEKNVFDFTKSTDLQIIETYNKNHSICGRFLPSQLDRELFYPKKKKSLWLASVFFGITTFFITKISAQEKPKIEQTEVKDIIVGKVTYHPENETNEVTITGIVSDSSGPLPGVNVIIKGSKNGVQSDMQGLFKIKARKGDVLIFSFMGMEDTERTIKNSRIINVKMKEGKYMLGGLGVIEENQKLSILNLFKKKERNS, encoded by the coding sequence ATGAGAAAATTTCAGCTTACAATACCAGAACCATGTCATGAAGACTGGAATAATATGAACCCAGTAGAAAAGGGAAGATTTTGCTCTTCATGCGAAAAAAATGTTTTCGATTTTACTAAATCAACTGATTTACAAATCATCGAAACATACAATAAAAATCATTCTATTTGTGGCAGGTTTTTACCTTCACAATTAGATAGAGAATTATTTTATCCCAAAAAGAAAAAATCACTTTGGTTAGCTTCAGTATTCTTTGGAATAACTACTTTTTTTATCACAAAAATTTCTGCTCAAGAAAAACCAAAAATTGAACAAACGGAAGTTAAAGATATTATTGTTGGAAAAGTTACTTATCATCCAGAAAATGAAACTAATGAAGTAACTATTACTGGAATTGTCAGTGATTCTTCTGGTCCATTACCAGGTGTAAATGTTATTATTAAAGGCAGTAAGAATGGTGTACAAAGTGATATGCAAGGACTTTTTAAAATTAAAGCACGAAAAGGAGATGTTTTAATTTTTTCATTCATGGGAATGGAGGATACTGAAAGAACAATTAAGAATTCTAGAATAATAAATGTAAAAATGAAAGAAGGAAAATATATGTTAGGTGGACTTGGTGTTATTGAAGAAAATCAAAAGCTTTCAATTCTTAATCTTTTCAAAAAGAAAGAAAGAAATTCATAA
- a CDS encoding glutaminyl-peptide cyclotransferase gives MIKHKLLAITSLVLLSASCAGDKKNLFSIDDSKFKLLYHQDDNVSLSLLNKKDKSIDSIVYFNSEKRIGSVKGNTVFNYSLKNQKLGYQNLKAVVYFEGDSTKTESRIELVSHIEPKLLTYTVLNTYPHDIKAYTQGLEFHNDILFEGTGNGAGNGTGVRGISSLRKTDYKTGKVLKKVELGADYFGEGITILNNKVYQLTWLNNEGYVYDAETFKKEKTFKYFKKMEGWGLTNDGKNLYQSDGTERITVLSPETFQQVDFINVYTAQNKIKAVNELEWIDGKIYANIYQMDALAIIDPKSGAVEAVIDLSALKKKVTQHPDIDVLNGIAYNPKTKTIFVTGKNWDKMFEIKINH, from the coding sequence ATGATAAAACATAAACTTCTAGCTATCACTTCATTAGTTCTTTTAAGCGCAAGTTGTGCGGGTGATAAAAAAAATTTATTTTCTATTGATGATTCTAAATTTAAGCTTTTATATCACCAAGATGACAATGTTTCTTTGTCTTTACTAAATAAAAAAGACAAATCAATCGACTCTATCGTATATTTTAATAGCGAAAAAAGAATTGGATCTGTAAAAGGAAATACAGTTTTTAATTACAGTTTGAAGAATCAAAAATTAGGTTATCAAAATTTAAAAGCGGTAGTTTATTTTGAAGGAGATTCAACAAAAACTGAATCAAGAATTGAATTGGTTTCACATATAGAACCAAAATTATTGACTTATACTGTCCTTAACACTTATCCTCACGATATTAAAGCATATACTCAAGGATTAGAATTTCATAACGATATATTGTTTGAAGGAACTGGTAATGGTGCTGGTAATGGAACAGGCGTAAGAGGAATTTCAAGTTTAAGAAAAACTGATTACAAAACTGGAAAAGTTTTGAAAAAAGTTGAACTTGGAGCTGATTATTTTGGAGAAGGAATTACAATTTTAAATAATAAAGTGTATCAATTAACTTGGTTAAACAATGAAGGGTATGTTTATGATGCCGAAACTTTCAAAAAGGAAAAAACATTTAAATACTTCAAAAAAATGGAAGGATGGGGTTTGACTAATGATGGTAAAAACCTTTATCAGAGTGATGGAACAGAAAGAATTACAGTATTAAGTCCTGAAACTTTTCAACAAGTTGATTTTATAAATGTTTATACTGCTCAAAATAAAATTAAAGCCGTAAATGAATTAGAGTGGATTGATGGTAAAATTTATGCCAACATATATCAAATGGATGCTTTAGCCATTATAGACCCAAAATCAGGAGCAGTTGAAGCTGTTATTGATTTATCAGCTTTAAAGAAAAAAGTGACACAACATCCTGACATTGACGTATTGAACGGTATAGCTTATAATCCTAAAACAAAAACGATTTTTGTAACTGGCAAAAATTGGGATAAAATGTTTGAGATTAAAATAAATCATTAA
- a CDS encoding enolase C-terminal domain-like protein: protein MQLAWQKVKLPLKETFSISYGDYSFREALIVTLSYKGISGYGECTIIDYYGINLDDLVNQLILSKTLIENQQISVPQSFYSFIKSLHLSSFVTSALDCAYWDLFGKLENKSFLEINAIDLKVIPESSITISIDDIENQIKKIENSSWSKFKVKCKGLNKESFTRLSSLNRNIALDSNASFTIEDCHWIENNELASNFTYLEQPMQVKNYTNLSRDKFANWMADEDFQNNNNLVSLLSHYKSLNIKLVKCGGLTPALEIIKEARQLNYNIMIGCMTESTVGISAGAVLTPLVDYCDLDGANLIAEDVAMGSKIINGKIQLSDKPGLGIELIK, encoded by the coding sequence ATGCAACTTGCTTGGCAAAAGGTCAAACTTCCTCTTAAAGAAACTTTTTCAATATCCTATGGTGATTATTCCTTTAGGGAAGCATTAATAGTTACTTTATCATATAAAGGTATTTCTGGTTATGGTGAGTGCACAATAATAGATTATTATGGAATAAATCTTGATGATTTAGTTAATCAGTTAATATTAAGTAAAACTTTAATTGAAAATCAACAAATATCTGTTCCTCAATCATTTTATTCTTTTATAAAAAGTTTACATTTAAGTTCGTTTGTAACTTCTGCTTTAGATTGTGCGTATTGGGATTTATTTGGGAAATTAGAGAATAAAAGTTTTTTAGAAATAAATGCAATCGATCTAAAAGTAATTCCAGAATCTTCAATAACAATAAGTATTGATGATATTGAGAATCAAATAAAAAAAATAGAAAATTCGAGTTGGAGTAAATTTAAAGTAAAATGTAAAGGGCTAAATAAAGAATCTTTTACAAGATTATCTAGCTTAAATAGAAATATAGCTCTCGATTCGAATGCAAGTTTTACTATTGAAGATTGTCATTGGATTGAAAATAATGAGTTGGCTTCAAATTTCACTTATTTGGAGCAGCCAATGCAAGTGAAAAATTATACTAATTTATCAAGAGATAAATTTGCAAATTGGATGGCCGATGAAGATTTTCAGAACAATAATAATTTAGTTTCTTTGCTCTCGCATTATAAAAGTTTAAACATTAAATTAGTTAAATGTGGAGGTCTTACTCCAGCTTTGGAGATTATAAAAGAAGCTAGACAATTAAATTATAATATAATGATTGGCTGTATGACCGAATCTACGGTGGGTATTTCGGCAGGTGCAGTTTTAACACCTTTAGTGGATTATTGTGATTTGGATGGAGCCAATTTAATAGCTGAAGATGTTGCTATGGGTAGTAAAATAATAAATGGAAAAATTCAATTATCAGACAAGCCTGGTTTAGGAATTGAATTAATTAAATAA
- a CDS encoding SDR family oxidoreductase — translation MSKVVIITGGSSGIGKSIGEFLQDKGYTVYGTSRNPEKVQNSKIPLVALDVRNSESIYKAIGEVIAKSGKIDVLINNAGVGITGPIEEIPTEEMRNNFETNFFGPIEVIKAVLPQMRSQNLGLIINITSIAGYMGLPYRGIYSASKGALELVTEALRMETKQFGVEITNIAPGDFATNIAAGRYHAPVIKGSAYEKVYGNTLSEMNTHVDSGSNPIEMAQAVYKIINTSKPKIHYKVGAFMQKFSVVLKRTLPDKVYEKMLMNHYKL, via the coding sequence ATGAGTAAAGTTGTAATAATAACTGGTGGTTCATCAGGAATTGGAAAATCAATAGGGGAGTTTTTACAAGACAAAGGTTATACTGTTTATGGCACAAGCCGTAATCCTGAAAAAGTTCAAAACTCAAAAATTCCATTGGTTGCCTTGGATGTAAGAAATAGTGAATCTATATATAAAGCAATTGGTGAAGTAATTGCTAAATCCGGAAAAATAGATGTTTTAATAAATAATGCTGGAGTTGGTATTACTGGGCCAATCGAGGAAATTCCAACAGAAGAAATGCGCAATAATTTTGAAACCAATTTCTTTGGACCAATCGAAGTAATTAAAGCGGTTTTGCCGCAAATGAGAAGTCAGAACTTAGGATTAATAATCAATATTACATCAATTGCTGGTTATATGGGATTACCTTATAGGGGAATTTACTCGGCATCAAAAGGAGCTTTAGAATTAGTGACAGAAGCTCTTCGTATGGAAACAAAACAGTTTGGAGTTGAAATTACAAACATTGCGCCCGGAGATTTTGCAACAAATATTGCTGCAGGTCGTTATCATGCACCAGTGATTAAGGGATCAGCTTATGAGAAAGTGTACGGAAACACATTGTCAGAAATGAATACACACGTCGATTCAGGTAGTAATCCTATTGAAATGGCTCAGGCAGTTTATAAAATCATAAATACTTCAAAACCAAAAATTCATTATAAGGTTGGGGCATTTATGCAAAAATTTTCGGTTGTTTTAAAAAGAACATTGCCAGATAAAGTATATGAAAAAATGCTAATGAATCATTATAAATTGTAA
- the fsa gene encoding fructose-6-phosphate aldolase — MKFFIDTANLEQIKEAQALGILDGVTTNPSLMAKEGITGTNNILKHYVDICNIVDGDVSAEVNALDFEGMVKEGEELAELHEQIVVKLPMTKEGVKACKYFSDRGIKTNVTLVFSAGQALLAAKAGATYVSPFLGRLDDVSTDGLNLIQEIRDIYDNYGFETQILAASVRHTMHVVNCAKIGADVMTGPLSSITGLLKHPLTDIGIAQFVADYEKGNK; from the coding sequence ATGAAATTTTTTATTGACACAGCCAATTTAGAGCAAATTAAGGAAGCACAAGCTTTAGGAATTCTTGATGGTGTTACAACAAACCCATCATTAATGGCAAAAGAAGGAATTACAGGAACGAACAACATTTTAAAGCATTATGTTGATATCTGTAATATTGTTGATGGTGATGTGAGTGCCGAAGTAAATGCGCTTGACTTTGAAGGAATGGTAAAAGAGGGTGAAGAGTTGGCTGAATTACACGAACAAATTGTTGTTAAATTACCAATGACTAAAGAAGGTGTAAAAGCATGTAAATACTTTTCCGATAGAGGAATTAAAACAAATGTAACTTTGGTGTTTTCTGCTGGACAGGCTCTATTAGCTGCAAAAGCTGGAGCAACTTATGTTTCTCCTTTCTTAGGACGTTTAGATGACGTTTCTACAGATGGTTTAAATTTAATTCAAGAAATCCGCGATATTTATGATAATTATGGTTTCGAAACTCAAATCTTAGCAGCTTCTGTTCGTCACACGATGCATGTTGTAAACTGCGCTAAAATTGGTGCTGATGTTATGACAGGACCATTATCGTCTATTACAGGATTATTAAAACATCCATTAACTGATATTGGAATTGCGCAATTTGTTGCTGATTACGAAAAAGGAAATAAATAG
- a CDS encoding TlpA family protein disulfide reductase produces the protein MFAYFKKLQCLTLLVNAVFLSSCHQGFKEDDYSAYFGGEIINPNSKYVYLCKNNEVIDTIQLDKNNRFFTKYDSLTPGMYTFKHDPEYQYIYFDKNDSLMIRLNTNEFDNSLTFCGRGDEKNNFLIELFLKNEDDKNASFDIYDYDLKKFDEKINSDYKIKNAFYERRKKDISWDEDFDIYAKSMLEMPYLAKKEMYPLAHKFRTNQDVCANLPKGYYDYRKDIDFNNEKLTNFAPFVRYLTSMLSNITCRKDVMGKSIENNIHKLKVADSIFENQKIKNAVLNNIAFMYLLEDQNIENNKKFLGEYLKLSTDKERQKEIKKIGDAIQNLAQKKRLEDVELIDANSNPVTINKLVKKKTVLFFWTSEAKSHMELVHKRAVELQQKHPNWDFIAVNIDDSVENWKENLNKNNFKNITELHSTNFSSIKDKWVITKIHRTMLLNADGTIKNGFVSIFDANFEEYLQ, from the coding sequence ATGTTTGCCTATTTCAAAAAACTACAATGTTTAACTCTATTAGTGAATGCAGTTTTTTTAAGTTCTTGTCACCAAGGATTTAAGGAAGATGATTATTCTGCTTATTTTGGAGGTGAGATTATCAATCCAAACTCTAAATATGTGTATTTATGTAAAAACAATGAAGTAATTGATACAATTCAATTAGACAAAAACAATAGATTTTTTACAAAATATGATTCTCTTACTCCGGGAATGTACACATTTAAACACGATCCCGAATATCAGTACATTTATTTTGACAAAAATGATAGTTTGATGATTCGTTTAAATACTAACGAATTTGATAACTCACTTACTTTTTGCGGTCGTGGAGATGAAAAAAATAATTTCTTAATTGAATTATTTTTAAAAAATGAAGATGATAAAAACGCTTCTTTTGATATTTATGATTACGATTTGAAGAAATTTGATGAGAAGATAAATTCTGATTATAAAATCAAGAATGCTTTTTATGAAAGAAGAAAAAAAGATATCAGCTGGGATGAGGATTTTGATATTTATGCAAAATCAATGCTTGAAATGCCATACTTAGCTAAGAAAGAAATGTACCCTTTAGCACATAAATTCAGAACAAACCAAGATGTGTGCGCAAATCTTCCTAAAGGTTATTATGATTATAGAAAAGACATTGATTTTAATAACGAAAAATTAACAAACTTCGCTCCTTTCGTTCGTTATTTAACATCAATGCTCAGCAATATCACTTGCAGAAAAGATGTAATGGGTAAATCAATAGAAAATAATATCCATAAATTAAAAGTTGCTGATTCTATTTTTGAAAACCAAAAAATCAAAAATGCTGTATTAAATAATATTGCATTCATGTATTTGTTAGAAGATCAAAACATTGAAAACAACAAAAAATTCTTAGGAGAATATTTAAAACTTTCTACTGATAAAGAACGTCAAAAAGAAATCAAGAAAATTGGAGACGCGATTCAAAATCTAGCACAGAAAAAAAGACTTGAAGATGTCGAGCTTATTGATGCAAATTCGAATCCTGTTACTATCAATAAGCTTGTTAAGAAAAAAACGGTTCTTTTCTTTTGGACTTCTGAGGCTAAATCACATATGGAATTAGTTCATAAGCGTGCTGTAGAACTTCAACAAAAACACCCAAATTGGGACTTTATAGCAGTAAATATCGATGATTCTGTTGAAAATTGGAAAGAGAATTTAAATAAGAATAATTTTAAAAATATTACTGAGCTTCATTCTACAAATTTTAGCTCAATAAAAGACAAATGGGTAATTACCAAAATTCATAGAACAATGCTTTTAAATGCAGATGGAACAATAAAAAATGGTTTTGTTAGTATTTTTGATGCAAACTTCGAAGAATACTTACAATAA
- a CDS encoding ABC-F family ATP-binding cassette domain-containing protein, with protein sequence MLTVSNLSVQFGKRILFDEVNVTFTQGNCYGIIGANGAGKSTFLKILSGDIDPTSGRVILEPGKRMSVLNQNHNMFDEHTVLETVLMGNKTLFAVKKEMDDLYADYSDDKVDRIGELQVQFEEMNGWNADSDAATLLSNLGIGADYHYTMMSDMEGKMKVRVLLAQALFGNPDVLIMDEPTNDLDFETIGWLENFLANYENTVLVVSHDRHFLDAVCTHVSDIDFGKINHYSGNYTFWYESSQLAAKQRAQQNKKAEEKKAELEEFIRRFSANVAKSKQATSRKKMIEKLNIGEIKPSSRRYPAIIFDQEREAGDQILNVQGLSASIDGEVLFKNVDLNMAKGDKIVVFSRDSRATSAFYEVLNGNLTPDSGTFDWGITTNQSYLPGDNHSFFENDLTLVDWLRQWAKTEEERDEVYVRGFLGKMIFSGEEALKTGRVLSGGEKVRCMLSRMMMMRANVLMLDEPTNHLDLESITAFNNSLKNFKGSVLFTTHDHEFAQTVANRVLEITPNGVIDRYMTFDEYLEDEKIQEMRKKMYS encoded by the coding sequence ATGCTTACAGTTTCAAATTTATCAGTTCAATTTGGTAAACGAATTTTGTTTGACGAGGTAAACGTAACTTTTACACAAGGTAACTGCTACGGAATTATTGGTGCAAATGGTGCAGGAAAATCAACATTCTTGAAAATATTATCAGGAGATATCGATCCTACTTCAGGTCGTGTTATTCTTGAGCCTGGAAAACGTATGTCGGTTCTTAATCAGAACCACAATATGTTTGACGAACACACAGTTTTAGAAACCGTTTTAATGGGGAATAAAACATTATTTGCAGTTAAAAAAGAAATGGATGATTTGTATGCCGACTATTCTGATGATAAAGTAGACAGAATAGGGGAGTTGCAAGTTCAATTTGAGGAAATGAACGGATGGAATGCCGATTCTGATGCGGCTACTTTATTGTCAAATTTAGGAATCGGGGCAGATTATCATTATACAATGATGAGCGATATGGAAGGAAAAATGAAAGTTCGTGTGTTATTAGCACAAGCTTTATTTGGAAATCCTGATGTATTAATCATGGATGAGCCTACCAATGATTTGGATTTTGAAACTATTGGTTGGTTGGAGAATTTCTTGGCAAATTATGAGAATACTGTATTGGTTGTTTCTCACGACCGCCACTTTCTAGATGCAGTTTGTACACATGTATCGGATATTGACTTCGGAAAAATTAATCATTATTCAGGAAACTATACTTTCTGGTACGAATCGTCTCAGTTAGCAGCTAAACAAAGAGCGCAACAAAATAAAAAGGCAGAAGAGAAAAAAGCAGAATTAGAAGAATTTATCCGTCGTTTCTCTGCGAATGTAGCAAAATCAAAACAAGCTACTTCACGTAAAAAAATGATCGAGAAATTAAATATTGGTGAAATCAAACCTTCAAGCCGTCGTTACCCAGCCATTATTTTTGATCAAGAACGCGAAGCGGGTGATCAGATTTTAAATGTTCAGGGTTTATCTGCTTCAATAGATGGAGAAGTTTTGTTCAAGAATGTGGATTTAAATATGGCCAAAGGAGATAAAATAGTTGTATTTTCAAGAGATTCACGCGCTACTTCTGCGTTTTATGAAGTTTTAAACGGGAATTTAACTCCAGATTCTGGTACTTTTGATTGGGGAATTACAACAAACCAATCGTATCTACCAGGTGATAATCACAGTTTCTTTGAAAACGATTTGACTTTAGTAGATTGGTTACGCCAATGGGCAAAAACTGAGGAAGAAAGAGATGAAGTATATGTTCGTGGTTTCTTAGGAAAAATGATTTTTTCTGGTGAAGAAGCTTTAAAAACAGGACGTGTATTATCTGGAGGAGAAAAAGTACGTTGTATGTTATCCAGAATGATGATGATGAGAGCTAATGTATTGATGTTAGATGAGCCAACAAATCACTTGGACTTAGAATCGATTACAGCTTTTAACAACTCTCTAAAAAACTTTAAAGGTTCTGTATTGTTTACAACGCATGACCACGAGTTTGCACAAACTGTTGCTAACAGAGTGTTGGAAATCACTCCTAACGGAGTAATTGATCGTTATATGACTTTTGACGAATATCTTGAAGATGAAAAAATTCAAGAAATGAGAAAGAAAATGTATTCTTAA